From one Populus alba chromosome 17, ASM523922v2, whole genome shotgun sequence genomic stretch:
- the LOC118053343 gene encoding LEAF RUST 10 DISEASE-RESISTANCEUS RECEPTOR-LIKE PROTEIN KINASE-like 2.1, producing MFSRELRHLFGAYAALPFLVILSSHHCCSATNNTSNYCAPSSCGNIRNISYPFRLNTDPESCGEKRFELACENNIRPTLYLDTEKYYVQSINYSDFTIRLVDAAVQKDDCFSIPHHSLTEYQLLHSHYDINWTDRSVLTFLCCKNPMLNPPDYIMDASSCKNGSGTAYNSSSSSSISSPSCVDMEGHSYVMVGGDIQDVPDLCRINLIYPVGKNMTNMSYTDVHDVLVYGFELSWFSFCCLYSTENRCNLDEATMKNNYCFHDYLVTPGETFFWGIRWIFCRINGGGSDCPFYHPFYLKTNSSNLLRFLIFFPATILVLIVIYHVLLFPCGLPCLLTFLIYKWRRRHLSMYEDIEKFLQSHDNDLMPIRYTYLEIKKITNGFKDKLGEGGFGLVYKGKLRSGRFAAVKLLGKSKANGQDFMNEVATIGRIHHVNIVQLIGYIVEGSKRALIYEFMPNGSLEKYIFSREGNVSLSNEKMYEISLGVARGIEYLHQGCDMQILHFDIKPHNILLDEKFVPKISDFGLAKLYPTSNNTVPLTAARGTIGYMAPELFYKNIGGVSYKADVYSYGMLLMEMVGRRKNLKASTSHLSQIYFPSWAYDQVSAGKDIEVQEDAIEHEKKTTKKMIIVALWCIQLKPVDRPSMHKVVEMLESDVESLRIPPKPFITPHQMPEEDDRANHAKLSDPPNDCIDSSYQFGR from the exons ATGTTCAGTAGAGAATTAAGGCACCTCTTCGGTGCATATGCAGCCCTCCCTTTTCTAGTGATCCTATCCTCCCACCATTGCTGCAGTGCTACAAACAACACCAGCAATTACTGCGCTCCTTCTTCTTGTGGCAATATCCGTAATATTAGCTACCCTTTTCGACTAAATACCGATCCCGAGAGCTGTGGCGAAAAACGTTTTGAACTTGCTTGTGAAAACAACATCCGTCCAACTTTATACTTGGACACGGAAAAGTATTATGTTCAGTCAATCAATTACAGTGACTTCACAATTCGACTTGTGGATGCTGCTGTTCAGAAGGATGATTGCTTCTCCATCCCTCATCATTCTCTTACAGAATATCAATTGCTCCACTCTCATTATGATATAAATTGGACAGACAGATCTGTGTTAACTTTTTTATGCTGCAAGAATCCAATGCTGAATCCTCCAGATTATATTATGGATGCTTCTTCTTGCAAAAATGGCAGTGGTACTGCATATAATTCTTCTTCGTCTAGCAGTATTTCTTCTCCCAGCTGTGTCGATATGGAAGGTCATTCCTATGTCATGGTTGGTGGGGACATCCAGGATGTACCTGACTTGTGCcgtataaatttgatttatccTGTgggaaaaaatatgacaaatatGTCGTATACAGATGTCCATGATGTTTTGGTATATGGGTTCGAGCTTTCATGGTTCTCTTTCTGTTGTTTATATAGCACAGAGAACCGCTGCAACCTTGATGAAGCCACCATGAAGAACAACTATTGTTTTcatg ACTACTTAGTGACGCCGGGAGAAACGTTTTTTTGGG GTATCCGCTGGATATTTTGTCGAATTAACGGGGGTG GTTCTGATTGTCCTTTTTACCATCCTTTTTACCTTAAgaccaactcttcaaatttacTAAGATTTCTCATATTCTTTCCCGCTACGATACTTGTCCTTATCG TGATATATCATGTACTATTGTTTCCATGTGGGCTTCCATGTCTCCTAACTTTTCTTATCTATAAATGGCGAAGACGACATTTATCCATGTACGAAGACATTGAAAAATTCTTGCAAAGTCATGATAATGATCTCATGCCGATAAGGTACACTTACTTAGAGATTAAGAAGATAACCAATGGATTTAAAGACAAGTTGGGTGAAGGAGGCTTTGGCTTAGTGTATAAGGGAAAGCTTCGTAGTGGTCGTTTTGCAGCAGTTAAATTATTAGGCAAGTCAAAAGCCAATGGACAAGATTTTATGAACGAAGTTGCCACAATTGGAAGAATTCACCATGTCAATATCGTGCAACTTATAGGCTACATTGTCGAGGGATCCAAGCGTGCTCTTATATACGAGTTCATGCCTAATGGGTCTCTTGAAAAGTACATTTTTTCTAGGGAAGGTAATGTCTCACTAAGCAATGAGAAAATGTATGAGATTTCTCTTGGGGTGGCTCGTGGCATTGAATATCTACATCAAGGTTGTGATATGCAAATTTTGCATTTTGATATCAAGCCGCACAACATTTTGCTTGACGAAAAATTTGTTCcaaaaatatcagattttggACTAGCAAAATTGTACCCAACATCTAATAACACTGTGCCCCTCACTGCTGCTAGAGGAACGATAGGATACATGGCTCCtgaactattttataaaaatattggagGTGTCTCTTACAAAGCTGATGTCTATAGTTACGGGATGTTATTGATGGAAATGGTAGGAAGAAGGAAGAACCTAAAGGCATCGACAAGTCATTTAAGCCAAATTTACTTTCCTTCATGGGCTTATGACCAAGTTAGTGCAGGCAAGGACATAGAAGTACAAGAAGATGCCAtagaacatgaaaagaaaactaCAAAGAAGATGATTATTGTGGCATTGTGGTGCATACAGTTGAAGCCTGTTGATCGTCCATCAATGCATAAAGTTGTAGAGATGCTTGAATCAGATGTTGAATCCCTACGAATCCCTCCTAAACCTTTTATCACCCCACATCAGATGCCAGAAGAAGACGATAGAGCTAATCATGCAAAGTTATCGGATCCACCAAATGATTGTATTGACTCTTCATATCAGTTTGGTCGTTAA